In Bubalus bubalis isolate 160015118507 breed Murrah chromosome 3, NDDB_SH_1, whole genome shotgun sequence, a genomic segment contains:
- the LOC123465572 gene encoding putative olfactory receptor 3A4, with translation MSMKRVMDPGASGNDSVVTEFVLLGLTKTPALRPILFVIFLLAYVATVGGNFSILAAILAEPKLHTPMYFFLGNLSLLDVGCISVTVPAMLAHFMSSNRSILYLSCLSQLFFFHLLAGVDCFLLTVMAYDRYLAICQPLTYSTRMSWGIQRALAGMSCVFSFTNALTQTVAVSTLNFCGPNVINHFYCDLPQLFELSCSSIQLNEQLLFVAAAFMGVAPLVFITVSYGHVVAAVLQIRSVEGRKKAFSTCGSHLTVVGIFYGTGVFSYMRLGSGEASDKDKGIGILNTVISPMLNPVIYSLRNPDVQGALRRVFTGRQPPT, from the exons ATGTCCATGAAG AGAGTCATGGATCCGGGAGCCTCAGGAAATGATTCAGTTGTCACTGAGTTTGTCCTGCTGGGCCTCACGAAGACCCCAGCTCTACGGCCCATCCTCTTCGTCATCTTCCTCCTCGCTTATGTAGCTACTGTGGGGGGCAATTTCAGCATCCTGGCTGCCATCCTCGCCGAACCCAaactccacacccccatgtatttcttcctgggGAACTTGTCCCTGCTGGATGTCGGGTGCATCAGTGTCACTGTCCCTGCCATGCTGGCGCATTTCATGTCCAGTAACAGAAGCATCCTCTATCTGTCCTGCCTCTCCCAGCTCTTCTTCTTCCACCTCCTGGCCGGGGTGGACTGCTTCCTGCTGACCGTCATGGCCTACGACCGCTACCTGGCCATCTGCCAGCCCCTCACCTACAGCACCCGCATGAGCTGGGGAATCCAGCGAGCCCTGGCCGGCATGTCCTGTGTCTTTTCCTTCACCAACGCGCTGACTCAAACTGTTGCTGTATCTACTCTCAACTTCTGCGGTCCCAATGTGATCAACCACTTCTACTGTGACCTCCCGCAGCTCTTCGAGCTCTCCTGCTCCAGCATCCAGCTCAACGAGCAGTTGCTCTTTGTAGCAGCAGCCTTCATGGGTGTGGCCCCCTTGGTCTTCATCACTGTGTCCTATGGACACGTGGTAGCCGCAGTCCTGCAGATCCGCTCAGTGgagggcaggaagaaagcctTCTCCACGTGTGGCTCCCACCTCACCGTGGTGGGCATCTTCTATGGCACAGGCGTCTTTAGCTACATGCGGCTGGGCTCAGGGGAGGCTTCAGACAAGGACAAGGGGATTGGAATCCTCAACACAGTCATCAGCCCCATGCTGAACCCCGTCATCTACAGCCTCCGAAACCCCGACGTGCAGGGTGCCCTGAGACGGGTGTTCACAGGGAGACAGCCCCCCACGTGA